Proteins encoded in a region of the Nocardia asteroides genome:
- a CDS encoding AraC family transcriptional regulator, whose product MTIDALSEICGSARTPVAWVRQGHVGYIGPDLGVDPHSPSVAMLSVGLDAPLVLHTANGPIRTGSSFAPARTMQRIVATRGWILALFVDPTGAPATAIADEMTAAAGPFGLSHRRQRELIELCRGPIVDPDRIYARAVAGPATAPDPRIERVAATIRSDPAHAFRADHIAANLGLSTTHFLRLFTQQCGTTFRGYQRWNRMIHTVRGAVAGHDLTRSALDAGFATPSHFSETFRDMIGLSATRVLRSGISFDLGTAPAS is encoded by the coding sequence GTGACCATCGACGCGCTTTCGGAAATCTGCGGTTCGGCGCGGACGCCGGTGGCGTGGGTACGGCAGGGTCACGTCGGCTATATCGGGCCGGATCTCGGCGTCGACCCGCATTCCCCCTCGGTCGCGATGCTCAGTGTCGGCCTGGACGCGCCGCTCGTCCTGCATACCGCGAACGGGCCGATTCGCACCGGTAGTTCATTCGCTCCCGCTCGTACGATGCAGCGCATCGTCGCAACTCGCGGATGGATTCTGGCGCTGTTCGTCGACCCCACGGGTGCGCCCGCCACTGCCATCGCCGACGAGATGACCGCTGCCGCAGGTCCTTTCGGCCTGTCACACCGGCGGCAGCGGGAACTCATCGAGCTGTGCCGTGGCCCCATCGTGGATCCGGACCGCATCTACGCCCGAGCCGTCGCCGGTCCCGCAACCGCCCCCGATCCACGCATCGAGCGGGTCGCCGCCACCATCCGCAGCGACCCGGCCCACGCCTTCCGTGCCGACCACATCGCCGCGAACCTGGGCCTGTCCACCACCCACTTCCTCCGCCTGTTCACCCAGCAGTGCGGTACCACATTCCGCGGCTATCAGCGATGGAACCGCATGATCCACACTGTCCGCGGCGCTGTGGCAGGCCACGATCTCACCCGATCCGCCCTCGACGCCGGCTTTGCCACCCCGTCCCACTTCAGTGAGACCTTCCGCGACATGATCGGGCTTTCCGCCACCAGGGTGCTGCGTTCCGGTATCAGCTTCGATCTCGGAACCGCTCCTGCGTCCTGA
- a CDS encoding AraC family transcriptional regulator, translated as MISALNRLVDLVEEHLTEEFDVHELARTLGTTEYHLRRMFSSLAAMPLSEYVRRRRMTIAAGDVVRGEDDLLSIAVRHGYGSTEAFGRAFRAVHGAGPGDVRRDGGPLRAQPQLRFRLTVEGSTPMDTRIIDRPAFRLVGHAARVPLIHQGINPHIQQHITALPQEEHLRLKAFGDTEPRGLLQVCDDLDPDGTEGSELTYLHGIAVSWDTPAPEDLDVIEVPNGKWAVFHTAGPHPQALQETWAATATEWFPSNPWRLRPGPSMVAVLKRADDFSTATCELWLPVEPV; from the coding sequence TTGATCTCGGCACTCAACCGGCTTGTCGACCTCGTCGAGGAGCACCTCACCGAGGAGTTCGACGTCCACGAGCTGGCCAGAACGCTCGGCACGACCGAGTACCACCTGCGCCGGATGTTCTCGTCCCTGGCCGCGATGCCGCTGTCGGAGTACGTGCGCCGTCGCCGCATGACCATTGCCGCCGGCGATGTCGTCCGGGGCGAGGACGATTTGCTGAGCATCGCCGTCCGACACGGTTACGGCTCGACCGAAGCATTCGGCCGAGCGTTCCGGGCTGTCCACGGCGCCGGCCCCGGTGACGTTCGCCGCGATGGAGGCCCCCTTCGCGCACAACCGCAGCTCAGGTTCCGCCTGACCGTTGAAGGGAGCACCCCCATGGACACCCGCATCATCGACCGACCCGCGTTCCGGCTCGTCGGACACGCAGCCAGGGTTCCGCTCATTCACCAGGGCATCAACCCCCACATCCAGCAGCACATCACCGCACTGCCGCAGGAGGAGCATCTGCGGCTGAAGGCTTTTGGCGACACCGAACCCCGGGGCCTGCTGCAAGTCTGCGACGACCTGGATCCCGACGGCACCGAGGGCAGCGAACTGACCTATCTGCACGGCATTGCTGTCTCGTGGGACACCCCAGCCCCCGAAGACCTCGATGTCATCGAGGTGCCGAACGGCAAATGGGCGGTCTTCCACACTGCCGGACCCCATCCGCAGGCCTTGCAGGAGACCTGGGCCGCGACCGCCACAGAGTGGTTCCCCTCCAACCCGTGGCGTCTGCGGCCAGGTCCCTCGATGGTCGCGGTCCTGAAGCGCGCGGACGACTTCAGCACCGCGACCTGCGAACTGTGGCTACCTGTCGAACCGGTGTGA
- a CDS encoding NAD(P)-binding domain-containing protein — protein MMSKSAGSVTVIGLGPMGQAMVRSLCASGTKVTVWNRSPEKADEVVEFGAVRAETVGQALSAGEVIVLSLTDYPAMYDVLEPVAEHLPGKIIVNLSSDAPESTRTAGEWIRARGGRFLAGGVMADSDGVGSSAAYIFYSGPRDVFAACADVLRPLGRPEYLGADEGIAQLYYQAILAMFLPGLLAFEQALAMIDRSGESIERFLPYAQRSMGDMADLYAAVAAMTTTGGRRDMAYLRMMAAGAQHVVRTATAAGVDKELAHAVRTYWIRALAASERAGVPISTFQLLRGDPK, from the coding sequence ATGATGTCCAAGTCAGCTGGTTCGGTGACGGTTATCGGTCTGGGGCCGATGGGGCAGGCGATGGTTCGGTCGTTGTGTGCCTCCGGCACGAAAGTGACCGTGTGGAACCGCAGCCCCGAGAAGGCCGACGAGGTAGTCGAATTCGGCGCCGTGCGAGCCGAAACTGTGGGACAAGCTTTGAGCGCCGGCGAGGTGATCGTCCTCAGCTTGACCGACTATCCCGCAATGTACGACGTGCTCGAGCCTGTGGCAGAGCATCTGCCGGGCAAGATAATCGTCAACCTCTCGTCGGACGCGCCGGAAAGTACACGGACAGCGGGGGAATGGATCCGTGCGCGTGGAGGTCGATTCCTCGCTGGTGGAGTGATGGCCGACAGCGATGGCGTAGGGAGTTCCGCCGCCTATATCTTCTACAGCGGCCCCCGCGATGTCTTCGCTGCATGTGCCGACGTGCTCCGGCCGCTGGGCAGGCCGGAGTACCTCGGTGCGGACGAGGGGATCGCACAGCTGTACTACCAGGCGATCCTGGCAATGTTCCTACCCGGGCTGCTCGCCTTCGAGCAGGCACTGGCCATGATCGATCGATCAGGCGAATCGATCGAACGCTTCCTGCCGTACGCACAACGGTCGATGGGCGACATGGCGGATCTGTATGCCGCGGTGGCGGCCATGACAACCACCGGCGGGCGGCGCGATATGGCCTATCTGCGCATGATGGCGGCCGGCGCGCAGCATGTCGTCCGAACCGCCACGGCCGCCGGAGTAGACAAGGAGTTGGCGCACGCAGTGCGGACCTACTGGATTCGGGCACTGGCTGCAAGCGAGCGAGCGGGTGTACCGATATCGACCTTCCAACTGCTCCGAGGTGACCCGAAATAG
- a CDS encoding DUF4236 domain-containing protein: protein MPIRYRQRKSFGPLKLNFTQSGLSSWSIKIGPWSWNSRSKKNNVDLPGPLSWRQR, encoded by the coding sequence ATGCCCATCAGATACCGTCAGCGCAAATCCTTCGGGCCGCTGAAACTCAATTTCACCCAGTCGGGTCTGTCCTCGTGGAGTATCAAGATCGGCCCGTGGTCGTGGAACTCCCGCAGCAAGAAGAACAATGTCGACCTGCCGGGACCGCTCAGCTGGCGCCAGCGCTGA
- a CDS encoding ATP-grasp domain-containing protein, translating to MFNRIAIVNRGEAAMRLIHAVRDLAAETARPIETVALYTDVDRNATFVREADIAYDLGPASARPYLDLKALERALVATGSDAAWVGWGFVAEDPAFAELCEQIGITFIGPSPDAMRKLGDKIGAKLIAEEVGVPVAPWSRGAVESVDAALAAAAEIGYPLMLKATAGGGGRGIRVITNEAELVDAYERTRQEAARAFGSGVVFLERLVTGARHVEVQVIADGQGTAWALGVRDCSVQRRNQKIIEESASPVLSPEQTADLKASAERLAIAVGYRGAATVEFLYHPGDQLFAFLEVNTRLQVEHPITESTTGFDLVRAQLHVASGGKLEGEPPAERGHAIEARLNAEDPDRDFAPAPGRIARLDLPAGPGIRVDTGVSEGDTIPADFDSMIAKIIAYGRNRDEALGRLRRAVSQTRVVIEGGATNKSFVLDLLAQPEVIDAVADTGWIDRVRGEGRLVSHRHSTVAVAAAAIDAYEEEERVERDRLLSTAAGGRPQVQHQSGRPHDLKLRGVGYRVRVARVGAHRFRVGVEAGGDLRIADVDLERFDHHTGQIVVNGTRYRLTTGTHGPIHLVDVDGVTHRISRDEGGVVRSPAPALVVATPLEVGAEVEAGAPVLVLESMKMETVLRAPFRARLKECAVSVGTQVETGAPLLRLEPIAEDGEEADGAAVATVELDLPVAPAPAQPHERVARTLQDLRSLLLGFDVDPHDDRRVLGDYLTARRAAVADNRRPLAEEVELVQVFADLAELSLNRSWDEDGGGQSHVHSAREYFHTYMRSLDVERAGLPESYRAKLAKALGHYGVTDLERTPELESAVFRIFLAQQRPSDTVEVITALLREWLREPVPERALSEPVSAALERLVGATQVRFPVIADLARGLVYAWFGQPLLRRNRAEVYATVRRHLSHLDAHPDTPDRADRIAEMVRSTEPLVRLLGQRLVRGGADNTVMLEVLTRRYYGNKGLTSVRTEQAGGCTFVIAERKGTSLVSAAVRFDALDTVLRGLAELADGTASIEADIYLSWEKQPEGFDAMAAALHEVLAARSLPERVHRITATVAGSNGAIMHHHFTFRPSDTGMAEERLIRGLHPYIAQRMQMTRLRNFDLTRQPSSDEEVYLFRCVAKENPADERLVAFTQVRDLTALRDHDGRLLALPTAENTVAACLDSIRRARSLRASSARSHTNRIVMYIWPPLDITRAELDTVVERIQPTTVGAGLEEILLIARHRTPETGELVKVAVHISFDATGTKVTIGERTDDPVEPLDEYRQKVLRAASRNTVYPYELTGLLGEFTEYDLDADHTLVPVDRPKGRNTAAIVAGVVTTPTAQHPEGVTRVVLLGDPTKSLGALSEPECRRVIAALDLAEKMRIPLEWYALSSGARISMRSGTENMDWVAAALKRIVEFTQDGGEINIVVAGINVGAQPYWNAEATMLMHTKGILVMTPDSAMVLTGKQSLDFSGGVSAEDNFGIGGYDRVMGPNGQAQYWAPNLTAARNVLMSHYEHTYVAPGEQAPRRSQTSDPVDRDVSDFPHVSADSDFTTVGEIFSATANPDRKKPFDIRAVMRALSDQDHPVLERWAGMADADTAVVQDARLGGIPVCLLGIESRNVPRRGFPSTDGPDTYTAGTLFPLSSKKAARAINAASGNRPLVVLANLSGFDGSPESMRKLQLEYGAEIGRAIVNFRGPIVFCVISRYHGGAFVVFSKALNPNMTVLALEGSFASVLGGAPAAAVVFSSEVNARTAADARVRELEERVASATGTERAALTAELDEIRSSVRAEKLGEVAAEFDRVHNIQRAVEVGSVDAIINPSELRPRIIEAIEAHLADQPART from the coding sequence GTGTTCAATCGCATCGCCATCGTCAACCGGGGAGAGGCGGCGATGCGCCTTATCCACGCTGTCCGGGATCTGGCGGCCGAGACCGCGAGACCGATCGAAACCGTCGCTCTCTATACCGATGTGGACCGGAACGCGACGTTCGTGCGAGAGGCCGACATCGCCTACGATCTCGGTCCCGCATCCGCACGCCCCTACCTCGACCTGAAGGCGCTCGAGCGTGCGCTGGTGGCGACTGGATCCGATGCCGCCTGGGTCGGCTGGGGTTTCGTCGCGGAGGACCCGGCGTTCGCGGAGTTGTGCGAGCAGATCGGCATCACCTTCATCGGCCCGAGCCCGGACGCGATGCGCAAGCTCGGCGACAAGATCGGCGCCAAGCTGATCGCCGAGGAGGTCGGCGTGCCGGTCGCGCCGTGGAGCCGGGGTGCGGTCGAGTCCGTGGACGCCGCCCTGGCCGCCGCGGCCGAGATCGGCTACCCGCTGATGCTCAAGGCCACCGCCGGTGGCGGTGGTCGCGGTATCCGGGTGATCACCAACGAGGCCGAACTCGTCGACGCCTACGAACGCACCCGCCAGGAAGCCGCGCGGGCCTTCGGCAGCGGCGTCGTCTTCCTGGAGCGGCTCGTCACCGGGGCCCGCCACGTCGAGGTGCAGGTCATCGCGGACGGTCAGGGCACCGCCTGGGCACTCGGTGTGCGCGACTGCTCGGTGCAACGACGCAACCAGAAGATCATCGAGGAGTCCGCGTCGCCGGTGCTGAGCCCCGAGCAGACCGCCGATCTCAAGGCGTCGGCCGAGCGGCTGGCGATCGCGGTCGGATACCGCGGCGCGGCGACCGTCGAGTTCCTGTACCACCCCGGTGACCAGCTGTTCGCCTTCCTCGAGGTCAACACCCGGCTGCAAGTCGAACACCCGATCACCGAATCGACCACCGGTTTCGACCTGGTCCGGGCGCAGCTGCACGTGGCCTCCGGCGGCAAGCTCGAGGGCGAGCCCCCGGCTGAGCGCGGCCACGCCATCGAAGCGCGGCTCAACGCCGAGGATCCGGATCGCGACTTCGCGCCTGCCCCGGGCCGTATCGCTCGCCTGGACCTGCCCGCCGGCCCCGGCATCCGCGTGGACACCGGTGTCAGCGAGGGCGACACCATCCCGGCCGACTTCGACTCCATGATCGCCAAGATCATCGCTTACGGCCGCAACCGCGACGAGGCGCTGGGCAGGCTGCGCCGGGCGGTCTCGCAGACCCGAGTGGTCATCGAGGGCGGCGCCACCAACAAGAGTTTCGTACTCGACCTGCTCGCCCAGCCCGAGGTGATCGACGCGGTCGCCGACACCGGCTGGATCGACCGCGTGCGCGGCGAGGGCCGTCTCGTGTCGCACCGCCACTCCACCGTCGCGGTGGCCGCGGCCGCCATCGACGCCTACGAGGAGGAAGAGCGGGTCGAGCGGGACCGGCTGCTGTCCACCGCCGCAGGCGGACGCCCGCAGGTGCAGCACCAGAGCGGGCGGCCGCACGACCTGAAGCTGCGCGGCGTCGGCTACCGGGTGCGCGTCGCGCGCGTCGGTGCTCATCGGTTCCGGGTCGGTGTCGAAGCGGGCGGGGATCTCCGCATCGCCGACGTCGATCTGGAACGCTTCGACCACCACACCGGGCAGATCGTGGTCAACGGCACCCGGTACCGCCTCACCACGGGCACGCACGGACCGATCCACCTGGTCGATGTCGACGGCGTGACCCACCGGATCAGCCGGGATGAGGGCGGTGTCGTCCGCTCCCCCGCGCCCGCGCTGGTCGTCGCCACTCCGCTGGAGGTCGGCGCCGAGGTCGAGGCGGGCGCGCCCGTTCTGGTGCTGGAGAGCATGAAGATGGAGACGGTGCTGCGCGCGCCGTTCCGGGCCCGGTTGAAGGAGTGCGCGGTTTCCGTCGGCACCCAGGTGGAGACGGGCGCGCCGCTGCTGCGGCTGGAGCCCATCGCCGAGGACGGCGAGGAGGCCGACGGCGCGGCCGTCGCGACGGTCGAACTGGATCTGCCGGTCGCGCCCGCGCCCGCCCAGCCGCACGAGCGGGTGGCCCGCACGCTGCAGGACCTGCGCAGCCTGCTGCTCGGCTTCGACGTCGACCCGCACGACGACCGCCGTGTCCTCGGCGACTACCTCACCGCGCGCCGAGCGGCCGTGGCGGACAACCGCAGGCCGCTGGCCGAGGAGGTCGAACTCGTACAGGTCTTCGCCGACCTCGCCGAGCTGAGCCTCAACCGCTCGTGGGACGAGGACGGCGGCGGTCAGAGCCACGTGCACAGCGCGCGGGAGTACTTCCACACCTACATGCGAAGCCTCGACGTGGAGCGGGCCGGTCTGCCGGAGTCGTACCGGGCCAAGCTGGCCAAGGCGTTGGGGCACTACGGCGTCACCGACCTGGAACGCACCCCCGAACTCGAGTCCGCGGTGTTCCGGATCTTCCTCGCCCAGCAACGGCCGTCCGACACCGTCGAGGTCATCACCGCGCTGCTGCGCGAGTGGCTGCGGGAGCCGGTGCCGGAGCGGGCTTTGAGCGAGCCCGTGAGCGCGGCGCTGGAGCGGCTGGTCGGCGCGACACAGGTGCGCTTCCCGGTGATCGCCGACCTCGCCCGCGGCCTGGTGTACGCCTGGTTCGGCCAGCCGCTGCTGCGGCGCAACCGGGCCGAGGTGTACGCCACGGTCCGCAGGCACCTGAGTCATCTGGACGCGCACCCGGACACCCCCGATCGAGCCGACCGCATCGCCGAGATGGTGCGCAGCACCGAGCCGCTGGTGCGGTTGCTCGGCCAGCGCCTGGTGCGCGGCGGGGCGGACAACACCGTCATGCTCGAGGTGCTCACCCGCCGCTACTACGGCAACAAGGGCCTCACCAGCGTCCGTACCGAGCAGGCGGGCGGATGCACCTTCGTGATCGCCGAACGTAAAGGCACGAGTCTGGTCTCGGCCGCGGTGCGGTTCGACGCTCTCGACACCGTGCTGCGTGGTCTCGCCGAGCTGGCCGATGGCACCGCGTCCATCGAGGCCGACATCTACCTGAGCTGGGAGAAGCAGCCCGAGGGCTTCGACGCGATGGCCGCCGCACTGCATGAGGTGCTCGCCGCGCGGTCCCTGCCGGAGCGGGTGCACCGGATCACCGCCACCGTGGCCGGGAGCAACGGCGCGATCATGCACCATCACTTCACGTTCCGCCCGTCGGACACCGGCATGGCCGAGGAGCGGCTGATCCGCGGCCTGCACCCCTACATCGCGCAGCGGATGCAGATGACACGGCTGCGCAATTTCGATCTCACCAGGCAGCCGTCCTCGGACGAGGAGGTCTACCTCTTCCGCTGCGTGGCGAAGGAGAACCCGGCCGACGAGCGTCTCGTCGCGTTCACGCAGGTGCGTGACCTGACCGCGCTGCGCGACCACGACGGCCGGTTGCTCGCGCTGCCGACGGCGGAGAACACCGTCGCCGCCTGCCTGGACTCGATCCGCCGGGCTCGGTCGCTGCGAGCGTCGTCCGCCCGCTCCCACACCAACCGCATCGTCATGTACATCTGGCCGCCGCTCGACATCACCCGTGCCGAGCTGGACACCGTCGTCGAGCGCATCCAGCCGACCACCGTGGGCGCCGGACTGGAAGAGATCCTGCTCATCGCCCGGCACCGCACCCCGGAGACCGGCGAGCTGGTCAAGGTCGCTGTGCATATCTCCTTCGACGCCACCGGCACGAAGGTCACGATCGGTGAGCGCACCGACGACCCGGTCGAGCCTCTCGACGAGTACCGGCAGAAAGTGCTGCGGGCGGCGAGCCGCAACACCGTCTACCCCTACGAACTGACCGGCCTGCTCGGCGAGTTCACCGAATACGACCTCGACGCCGATCACACTCTGGTGCCGGTCGACCGGCCCAAGGGTCGCAACACGGCGGCGATCGTCGCCGGTGTGGTCACCACGCCGACCGCGCAGCACCCGGAGGGCGTCACTCGGGTGGTGCTGCTCGGCGATCCGACCAAATCGCTGGGCGCGCTGTCGGAACCGGAATGCCGCCGCGTCATCGCCGCACTGGACCTGGCGGAGAAGATGCGGATCCCGCTGGAGTGGTATGCGCTGTCCTCCGGCGCCCGCATCTCGATGCGATCGGGCACCGAGAACATGGACTGGGTGGCCGCCGCGCTCAAGCGGATCGTCGAGTTCACCCAGGATGGGGGCGAGATCAACATCGTCGTCGCGGGCATCAACGTCGGCGCGCAGCCGTACTGGAATGCCGAAGCGACAATGCTCATGCATACCAAGGGCATCCTGGTGATGACTCCGGACTCGGCGATGGTGCTCACCGGCAAGCAGTCGCTGGACTTCTCCGGCGGCGTCTCCGCCGAGGACAACTTCGGTATCGGCGGCTACGACCGGGTGATGGGTCCGAACGGGCAGGCGCAGTACTGGGCGCCGAACCTGACCGCCGCGCGGAACGTGCTGATGTCGCACTACGAGCACACCTACGTCGCGCCCGGTGAGCAGGCGCCGCGACGGTCGCAGACCAGTGACCCGGTCGATCGCGATGTCTCCGATTTCCCGCATGTGTCGGCGGACAGCGACTTCACCACCGTCGGAGAGATCTTCTCCGCCACCGCCAACCCGGATCGGAAGAAGCCTTTCGACATCCGGGCCGTGATGCGGGCACTCTCCGATCAGGACCATCCGGTGCTGGAGCGGTGGGCGGGCATGGCCGACGCCGATACCGCCGTGGTGCAGGACGCACGGCTCGGCGGCATCCCGGTGTGCCTGCTGGGCATCGAATCGCGGAATGTGCCGCGGCGCGGCTTCCCGTCCACCGACGGCCCCGACACCTACACCGCGGGCACGCTGTTCCCATTGTCGTCGAAGAAGGCCGCTCGGGCGATCAACGCGGCCAGCGGCAACCGGCCGCTGGTAGTGCTGGCGAACCTGTCCGGATTCGACGGCTCGCCGGAGTCGATGCGGAAGCTGCAGTTGGAGTACGGTGCCGAGATCGGCCGCGCCATCGTGAACTTCCGCGGTCCCATCGTGTTCTGCGTGATCTCCCGATACCACGGCGGCGCGTTCGTGGTGTTCTCGAAGGCGCTGAACCCGAACATGACCGTGCTCGCGTTGGAAGGCTCGTTCGCCTCGGTACTCGGTGGCGCCCCGGCCGCCGCGGTGGTGTTCTCCAGCGAGGTCAACGCGCGGACCGCTGCCGACGCGCGAGTGCGGGAACTGGAGGAACGCGTCGCGAGCGCGACCGGCACCGAGCGCGCGGCCCTGACCGCGGAGCTCGATGAGATCCGGTCGTCGGTCCGCGCGGAGAAGCTCGGCGAGGTAGCCGCGGAATTCGACCGCGTGCACAATATTCAGCGCGCTGTCGAGGTCGGTTCGGTCGACGCCATCATCAACCCCTCCGAACTCCGCCCCCGCATCATCGAGGCCATCGAAGCACACCTGGCCGACCAACCCGCCCGGACGTAA
- a CDS encoding RNA polymerase subunit sigma-70: MPVQEDFIEQAAPFRAELIAHCYRMLGSVHDAEDLVQETYLRGWRGYPAFEERAALRTWLYRIATTACLRALENRARRVLPAGLGAGSVDPDVGLDGDAGTHQWLEPLPDAFTPESALVARESVRLAVMTAMQELPARQRAVLILRDVVQFSAAEVAELLETSPSAVNSALQRARARLAEVAPTDESVTEPEDARGRALLDRYCAAFENADLAALTELLAADVRLEMPPVPVWFTGRDAVTRFLAKRAFAKPGDLLLIPTAANGQPAVAEYRRGADGILEAHSIHVITTDHGGVAAITVFLQPTLFAAFGMPLTR; encoded by the coding sequence GTGCCGGTCCAGGAGGATTTCATCGAGCAGGCGGCGCCGTTCCGCGCCGAATTGATCGCCCACTGCTACCGCATGCTCGGTTCGGTGCACGACGCCGAGGATCTCGTCCAGGAGACCTACCTGCGCGGTTGGCGCGGCTATCCGGCGTTCGAGGAGCGCGCGGCGCTGCGGACCTGGCTGTACCGCATCGCGACCACCGCGTGCCTGCGCGCACTGGAGAACCGCGCCCGCCGGGTGTTGCCGGCCGGCCTGGGCGCCGGCTCGGTCGATCCAGATGTGGGTCTCGACGGCGACGCCGGTACTCACCAATGGTTGGAGCCGCTGCCAGACGCTTTCACCCCGGAGAGCGCCCTCGTCGCCAGGGAAAGCGTCCGGCTGGCGGTGATGACGGCCATGCAAGAGTTACCTGCACGCCAGCGAGCCGTGTTGATCCTGCGCGACGTCGTCCAGTTCAGCGCCGCCGAAGTCGCCGAACTGCTCGAAACGTCGCCATCCGCGGTCAACAGCGCACTTCAACGGGCACGCGCCCGGCTCGCCGAGGTCGCCCCCACCGACGAAAGCGTGACCGAACCGGAGGACGCCCGAGGCCGTGCGCTACTCGACCGCTACTGCGCGGCGTTCGAGAACGCCGACCTCGCCGCCCTCACCGAACTGCTGGCCGCCGACGTCAGGCTGGAAATGCCGCCGGTGCCGGTATGGTTCACCGGCCGCGACGCCGTGACCCGGTTCCTTGCCAAGCGGGCTTTCGCCAAGCCCGGCGATCTCCTGCTGATCCCGACGGCCGCGAACGGACAACCCGCTGTAGCCGAATACCGTCGTGGCGCCGACGGCATCCTCGAAGCCCACTCGATACACGTCATCACCACAGACCACGGCGGGGTTGCCGCCATCACCGTCTTTCTTCAACCAACCCTGTTCGCCGCGTTCGGCATGCCACTGACCCGGTAA
- a CDS encoding SDR family oxidoreductase — protein sequence MKSSWTGTVVLPFSRWWGREPHTGTDSSGDRNSSVGPPRTTSGAATDESWRRDVSQSVRTRSTSPAKANTTVNVTNKPGALDGTTSIVTGASRGFGLGIARALSAAGAHVVGVARGGPHLDAVRDGLGATFTAVSADAADPVTAARLLDEHRPRTVVLCAGATPRMSPLQDQTWETFSQNWSVDVAQAFYWIREALRRPLAPGSSVIAISSGAAIHGSPLSGGYAGAKATVKFITSYAAVESERAELGIRFVSVLPQLTPATDLGAAAVAGYAERQGVDVDTFVRALGPSLTPEQVGKSVLEIATAEHPIHPANTLTAAGMSPLA from the coding sequence ATGAAATCCTCCTGGACCGGCACAGTCGTACTCCCATTCTCGAGGTGGTGGGGACGCGAGCCCCATACCGGTACAGATTCGTCCGGCGACCGGAATTCATCGGTCGGCCCGCCACGAACGACCAGCGGAGCCGCAACCGATGAATCGTGGCGGCGAGACGTATCTCAATCAGTACGGACTCGAAGCACCTCCCCAGCGAAAGCGAATACGACCGTGAATGTGACAAACAAACCCGGCGCCCTCGACGGCACGACGTCGATCGTGACCGGAGCCAGCCGTGGATTCGGCCTCGGCATCGCCCGGGCGCTGTCGGCGGCAGGCGCCCACGTCGTCGGCGTCGCCCGGGGCGGCCCGCATCTCGACGCGGTGCGCGACGGACTCGGCGCTACCTTCACCGCGGTCAGCGCCGACGCCGCCGATCCCGTGACGGCCGCCCGTCTCCTCGACGAGCATCGACCGCGCACCGTGGTTTTGTGCGCGGGAGCCACTCCCCGGATGAGTCCCTTACAGGATCAGACGTGGGAAACCTTCAGCCAGAATTGGAGTGTCGACGTCGCGCAGGCGTTCTATTGGATCCGCGAAGCGCTGCGCCGCCCGCTCGCGCCGGGTAGCTCGGTGATCGCGATCTCCAGCGGCGCGGCGATCCACGGGTCGCCGCTCAGCGGTGGTTACGCGGGGGCGAAGGCCACCGTCAAGTTCATCACGAGCTATGCCGCCGTGGAGTCCGAACGGGCCGAGCTGGGGATCAGGTTCGTATCCGTTCTTCCACAGTTGACGCCCGCCACCGATCTCGGGGCAGCGGCAGTGGCCGGCTACGCCGAGCGGCAAGGGGTCGATGTCGACACCTTCGTGCGGGCCTTGGGACCTTCCCTCACCCCGGAACAGGTGGGCAAGTCGGTTCTCGAGATCGCGACTGCCGAGCACCCGATCCACCCCGCGAACACGCTCACCGCCGCGGGCATGTCACCGCTGGCCTGA
- a CDS encoding DUF899 domain-containing protein, with protein MNKPPIVAPQEWEAAWQQLLVKEKEVSRARDALAALRRRMPWQAVDKKYAFEGPEGSATLLDLFHGRRQLIVYRAFFEPGVGGWPHHACRGCSMMADHVADLAHLNARDTTLVFASRAPQPDIERVKARMGWKMPWYTITDDFDADFGVDEWHGTNAFIHDGDSVFRTYFINNRGDEALGTTWSFLDMTALGRQEQWEDSPEGYPQTPPYEWWDWHDTYGEHKPSRWFGDPDPDNPNDQRPPRAGSKDCGCA; from the coding sequence ATGAACAAACCGCCTATCGTCGCGCCGCAGGAGTGGGAGGCAGCGTGGCAGCAACTGCTCGTGAAGGAAAAGGAGGTGAGTCGCGCTCGTGACGCGCTCGCCGCCTTGCGACGACGGATGCCATGGCAGGCCGTGGACAAGAAGTACGCGTTCGAAGGACCTGAGGGCAGTGCGACTCTGCTCGACTTGTTCCACGGTCGACGGCAGCTGATCGTCTACCGCGCCTTCTTCGAGCCCGGCGTGGGCGGCTGGCCCCACCACGCCTGCCGCGGCTGCTCCATGATGGCCGATCATGTCGCCGACCTCGCCCACCTGAACGCCCGCGACACCACGCTGGTGTTCGCCTCCCGTGCGCCGCAGCCGGACATCGAGCGCGTGAAGGCGCGGATGGGCTGGAAGATGCCGTGGTACACCATCACCGACGATTTCGACGCCGACTTCGGCGTGGACGAATGGCACGGCACGAACGCGTTCATTCACGACGGTGACAGCGTGTTCCGCACCTACTTCATCAACAACCGCGGCGACGAGGCGCTGGGGACCACGTGGAGCTTCCTCGACATGACCGCGCTGGGGCGCCAGGAGCAATGGGAGGACTCGCCGGAGGGCTACCCACAGACCCCACCCTACGAGTGGTGGGACTGGCATGACACCTACGGCGAGCACAAGCCCTCTCGGTGGTTCGGTGACCCCGACCCGGACAACCCGAACGACCAACGGCCGCCGCGTGCCGGCTCGAAGGACTGCGGCTGCGCATGA